DNA from Toxoplasma gondii ME49 chromosome X, whole genome shotgun sequence:
CTGTTCATGACGACCCGTTGACGTGCATGACGCAGAGTGACAGCATCGTCCATTTGAGAAACGAACACTTGCACACAAGGTGTTTCTCAATGATTTTAACACACGCCAACAACAGAGACGCTTTCATCAAGGAAACTCTACTTGTAAAAAAATTCACAACAGGACACGCTTCGATCTGTGCCGTCACTTTACCGGCTACTCCCGCGTAAGTCGGCTCTGTGTTACGCGCCGCTGCCTTCTGTTTTGAAGCCACTATTCCCCTCCCTAGGAATCTCGATGCCCAGTTTGATTGAGGGCGCCACACGGAGAACCCTCTTTTTCATTTTTGTCGGGGTCGATTCGATCGAAGGAAAGCTCACTAAGTGACTCCGCAACCGCGTGTCGTCGTTcgtcgctctgcatgcaaagaatgCCGCTCTAGTCCCGAAGTCgattttctcgcttcctcccttGTGTCGATGACCACACGCGCACTTTCCTCGCGGATCTGTCGAAGTTTTCTCTTGACTTTGTGCGTGCGGTTTTTCTGCCGTTCAACGAACCCACAAGGGAATCTTGCCGCTAGACTTTGAGGCTGAAGTGCGATTGCTGCCACGGAACGCCGTGTAATAATAGCGTGCCGAGGGACTGAGGGGCACTCTGAAACGTTTCTTTGTGGCCTCTGCGACGTCTTCCGCCTCGATTTCTAACTGTTTCTCTACAGTTTTGTAGTTTATCACTCCAACATCCAGACGCCACACCGGGAAAGAGTGTGGGGGTGCACTACGTTTGAGGTAGGTTCCGCGTTTCACCGAAGTTCCGGTGGCTAGCGCCGTTTCTCGGCGTCACCCCGTCACGCATCGCACGATAGAGTCCTCCCTTTTTTGCAGCGGGCATGTAGCTTGTGgatttttctctcgttttcgcttctggTCACGAGATTCCCGGTTTGCTGGTTCGCGAGATCCTGACGTCGCCGGGATGCGCCGCGTTCGTACACTTCGCCGGCGCATTTCTCGCCGTCGACAAGAAAGCGCGTTCTGGTCGCAGAGACAGCGTTGAAAAGGAGAGATGGCGAGGTTGAGAGATTCGCATGCAGCACCGGAAACGCAGTTTACTCATGACCGACCTACAACCGTGGTGTCTTGGTCGCATGAACGACAAAGCTTGGCAGCTGGCCCGCAGCCGCCTTTCTCGCAGTCGCCGCGGATGGCGCGAATTCCACATGTCGATCGCCCGTGTTCCCCGCCATAAAAAATTGCTACGATTGTCACCATTTGTTTTCTGAACATTTGAAGCCTCACTGCAAGCAACCACGCACGCATCTTTGTTCCCctgcgccgctgctgccgcgTCGACTTCGTTGAGGGACTCCGAAAAAGTCCCGTCGAGTAGCTTTAGATCGTAGCATTTCCGCCGCATCCTGAGTCCTTTCGGACTCTTGAGGACCCTATGGGAACACAGTCTGCTCGGGGGTTTGCATGTTTGGACGGGCGCCGAATGATTTTAAAGTGTCAGTAGAGAAAACTCCACCACAGCAAAGCGTTCTCCCGCCCCCGacttgttttcctttcgctcttcctcccaCATGCTATCCGCTGTCTGTCCGTGCTGTCTGTGCTCTCTTTGCTGTCTTTTGCGTGTTTCAGGTGGTTTTCTCGCTGtcagcgcatgcgtttctccgttgtctcaGCCCCGATGGCGACGCCGTCGACCGCGACTGGGTCACCTccggtctcttctccgtgctcttcgtctgtccAGCGCCGAGGCCTGTCGCTGGGGAAGCGAGCGACCATTCCCAGTTTCTTGGCGAGCGGCCGTCGGCCCGCgggtctctcctctgtgttgtCTTCGCCGATCCGTGCGGCTGCAGCGATCAGTGTGGCCGCAGCTTTCGCGAGTCAGGTGCCTTCGTTGAcagctcttctttcctcgatttcctgttcttctcctgcaccgaatcctctcgccttcaccTGTTTGCCGCCGCCTGCCTGTCCACTCCCTGCACAGAAAGGTCCGCTTTCGACTCCTGCTGCGCCCAGCACCCCGCGCGAAGTCCCCAGATCTCCCTCGAGCGCCTCCGCCTGGGCCTCGCCTGCGTTCAGCGCCTCGTCGCAGTCGCCGTGCTACTCCGCATTTGCGTTGCCTTCAACTGCGAACGCGTGGGAAGGACGGCTCTTCTCCGTGATGCCTGCCGCCGCGCTGAGCAGCGGCTCGCGAGGGGCGTCCGCCGCCCAGGCCGAAGGCGCTGGCTCTCTGACGACGCTTGCAGCGCCTGCGCACCCTGCGTTCGTCGTGACTTCCCAGGACACAGTGCCGGAGCTGCATCTGGCGGTCACTGAGTACGTCCACCGGAAGACAGGCGCCCACGTGGTGAGCTTGACTGTGCCGTCGactgagaaggagaaagtcTTCTGCATTGCGTTCCGGACTCCAGTGGTGGACTCGACAGGCGTTCCTCACATTCTCGAACACAGTGTGTTGAGTGGCAGCGCCAAGTACCCTGTGAAAGAGCCGTTCGCGGAGCTGCTCAAGGGCAGTCTGTACTCGTACTTGAACGCGTCGACGTACCCCGACAGAACGCTCTACCCCGTCGCTTCCGCGAACGACGAAGACTTCTACAACCTCGCGAACGTCTACTTCGATGCCGTGTTCCAGCCTCGCGCTGTGCGGGACCCCGACGTTCTCCTCCAGGAAGGGTGGCGCTTGGAAGTCACCtccgaagacgagaaagaagctgcagacgccGTGCGTCTACgcggcgaggacgaggcgcCCCGACCGCGCGAACGGAGGCGGAAACTGGCCTACCAAGGAGTCGTTCTCAACGAGATGAAGGGTGTGTACTCCTCCCCCGAGGCGCTGCTCTGGAAGGCGCAAATGCAGACGCTCTTCCCCGATATCCCCGCCTACTTCCACGACAGCGGCGGCGACCCAGAGGTGATCAAGACCCTCTCGTTCGATGACTTCGTTGCCTTCTACAACCGATTCTACCACCCTTCGAACGCGAGAATCTTCTTCTGGGGGTAcgtggagagcagagacgggGAACGACGACCAGGGAGCCTCTTCGCGGGGGGTCGGAACTTGCGTTGTTCGCGCCAACGGTCACGGCTGTTGCCGGGGAGGGAGGAGGCGGAACACCGAGACTTTCgcgaagaggggaaggacgCGTCTACCCAGACGCGTGAGCGACGGGAATCTGCCTGTCGACTCGAAGCTCGCTCTCCACGTTCTGGAAAACTGCGAAGTCCCAACATATATTGTGGGGGAGAGAGGATAGTAGAGATGAAGCTGCAAAGACATGTTCGCGAGGACGCAGTCccgtcgcgttctcctcgTGTTCGTCTTCCGCTCTCGTTTGGACGGGGAAACTGCGGCTGTGCGTCGGCTGTCCCTGCAGGTCAGACAATGTGCTCGACCGCCTGAACTTCGTGGATCGAAACTTGAACAACTTGCAAGTACCCAAGACCTGCGACCGCGCCGTTGAGGCCTCGTCAGCCGTCCCCAGCCAGCCGCTCCTTCCAAGTCGGTTCTCATCGATGAGAGTGGGGAAGACTCGGAagttcctgtctcctctacCCTACGCAAAAACCTACACATGCATGTTCTTGCTTTGAGCTGTTTATTTAAAAACACACAGTTTTAGAATCCTCCGTGCAAAGAACGTTTTCcgatgtgcatgcgcgaggaaATGTAAAACAGCGACAGGTACAGAGACCCAAGATATCGACCCCATGGTTCACATCGTGTGGTGAAACTGAACTCACTCATTTTGACACACAggacgcatatatatatatatatatatttatatatatatatttatatatatatatatttatatatatatatttatatatatatatatatatatatatatatatttatatacatggCTGTTTCTCTGTATGTCTGTCTGCGTACACTGTAGATTTATGGATGTGTATATACTTGTCGGTATGCGTCTATCTCGTTCCCCGTACACTAACTATTTGCATGTAGATGCGCGCTTGTGTGTATACATCTACGCGTCTCTATATGAGTTAGAGAAGTCGCAGGAGGCTGGACGCGCATGGTGTGTTTTTTCGGGGGTCTGTGCAGGCCCGCGGCGCGTGACGAGGACGTTTCCGGCACCTAAGGAGCAGCTGGAGGACTTCGTGACTGTCAGCATGGTGCTCGATCCCCTGGGAGTCGCCGTTCCAACTCCTTTTCAGCGCCAGACGCTCGGCGTGTTGACGCACCTTCTTGTTGGCACAAGTCCGAGTCCGCTGTACAGAGCTTTGACCGAGAGTGGACTCGGAAAACAAGTCATGGGAGAACTCGAGGACGGTCTGAAACACCTGATTTTCACTGCGGGCCTCAAGGGTACGGTGACCGCTTTCGATCCAacgtttcgcctcctctAGGTCTTCAGAGGATTCTTCCAACGGAACAGTTGcgctcttcgctcgcgcTCGAAACAGCGGACACAATGAGACACACTGAGAATGAAGCCGTGCTGTCTGTCCTCGAACTCTTGCGAGTTGGATCGTTTTTCACAGCTGTagccttgcatgcagacaacgCATACTTTTTTAAGTCCCCAGACGCCCTCTGGGTATCCTGGGGAAGACGTCGACGCAACAAGGCTCCCTACGGCCTCGTGTCTCGTTTTCAGGATGTCAGGTTTGTAAAGCTGTTCGGCTGTGGAGACAGACCTCGCTAAACATTGTGTTTCTTCTGAAAGTCGACATCCacgtctcgtctctgcatgcgcatcccTTGTCGAGACGTACACTCTCCCATGTGAAGCTCAACATCCGTCGACACACGCAGGTGGCGGTCTCATCGATTCATCACGCTTTCGTTCGTGTCTCTTGTCActctttccttgtttccGCGACCTCAgctttgtctgtctctttatGACTCACTCCTCTTGGTTTTGTGATGCccggcgtcttctttctccaacTACTAAAGCGTTCTGTGTTCATGACGGAGTTTccagggcgacgcgccccgtctgcttctgcgtttccgcgCGTCAATCAAAGCCgtccctcttctcgcgtttcttctctcttggcaGGAATCCCTCAGCAGAGCGCTGAAGACTCGAGCGTCGTCGACAAAGTTGAACAGATTGTTTTGGACTGCCTAGAAAAACATGCGCGCGAAGGCTTCTCGGAAGAGGCTATCGAGGCCGCGATCAACAGCCGGGAGTTTCTGCTGCGAGAATTCAATACAGGAACCTTTCCGAAAGGCCTGGCCGTCATTCGAGAGATGGCTGCTCTGTGGACTGAAGACAGAGTGAGTTTCTGAAGAACGATGGACGATGTCGATTTCAGCCGACTTCGGCAAGAATCCTCGAAGAAGGAGTAAATCTTATTCCAgattttttttctgctgaaGAGAGCGAGTCTCACAGTTGACGCTCTGTTGCTCTCTACGACAGGCACCATTCTCCTTCCAGTGAAGACTCCCTGCTGTCTCACACGGTGCTCGCTGTTGGCTTCTGAGTTCACACGAAACGAACGTCTGTCACCACTCCAGCGTGGAAGCAAAGATGAATCCTACcggcaggagacagacacaaagTTAACGACTGCAGTTTCCAGCGCATCGTCCTAGTGTCGCAGACAGCCCTCGCGAGACAGAGCGGACAGAAGCGTTGGCTTTTTCGGAAGTGATTCAGCTGACGCTACGCGCAATGCAGGGGATGTAATGCACTACTGCGCAAACGGAGGAGTCCCGTAGTTGGGAGAAGGCGCCGTTTCCGACAGAAACGTCGCACTCTGTTACCGCAGTTTACGCCTGAGTTGTTGGACCAAGCGAGCGAATATATTAAGTCGGCGCCTAAGTCGCTCGCGCCCACATTGGCTTGAGAGGTTTCCTTTCGCGCAAGCTGCACGACGTCTTCATGATTTCCACGTTTTTTGCGGCAGTTGGGACGAGACGCTTGCAatgtctgtgtctcggaGGTCGCCTGCATGCTCAGGTTCTGGATAAAGATGCGTTCTTCACTACGcgcgcgttttctgcagGAAGAGTCCGTTTTTCAACTCAGCATAAAGCTTTTCTAGATTCGCGAAACAGAGTCTTTCGTTGGTCTTTCTCGCAGGACCCCGTCGAAGGTCTGCGCTTCGAGGAGCACTTTGAGGAGCTGAGGCGTCGACTGAAGAGCGGAGAACCGGTCTTCCAGAACCTTCTGCAAAAGTGAGCTGAAGCTCTtagtctctttcctccctgatgcctcttctcgctttctcccaGAAAGGAAGTAACAAATAGCGCAAGCATCCAGGTGTCTGCCTTTGCGCTGTGTTCTTGTTAACATCTCCAGGGTCGATGGGTGCGTTTGCCTGTAGTGGGCCTGCTTCATTGTGTCTCGGCTTCAGCGGTCGtgcagcttcttttcttcttgttccttcCCGACAGGCGGAGGCTTGAGAAAACGTTCCTGTCTGTTCGCTTCTTGACGTCAAGCTCAGCTCACTTCCCTTTCCACGCGCCCTGTCCGTTGAGGATTTCCAGATCTCTGTCctgcgttgcatgcatcggtgtcgttctcgccttctcggtcGTTGGCCTGGCTCTCTCCTGGAGTAGAAGGGTGTTTTCCCTGTTTCGTTGCAGTGCTCGTTCCAAGTTCGTTTCTCCCGAACTCGCAGCCCCGTTCGCGGCGTGATAGACTCTCCAGTATCTCTGCCCTTCAGGGCATCCTGGTGTGAACGCGGAAATTGTCGAGGCTTCATTGCGTGCTCTGTTTCGCTGCGATTTCGTCTGTTTCAAAccgcgcttcctctctcttctctctctcagatTTTTCATCGGCAACCCACATCGGGCGACCATTCATCTGCGGGCAGATCccgacgaagaggcgcggagagaggcgcaggaaAAAGCGGAGATCAGCGCCCTTCAGGCTTCACTCTCGAGCGAAAAACTGGACtttctggagaagcagacgaaggagctCAAGGCGAGACAGGTGAGGCTCGACCTTTCAGCTCcctgcagaaaaggaaaaagcaaaagaaagCGGGAGCTCATTTTTCCAGGTCCACGTTGACGCGGAACATTTGCGAAAGAAGCAAGTCCTTCTTGACATCGAAACTCGGAAGGTCGAAATCTCTGCTGCCGCAGCACCTGGTGATCTGTGAAGAGAACGGAAATGGAGAAGCGGGATGCGAGTGGATTGACGTTCACACCACAACGTGTAAAGGGGGAGAAGCGAATTCTTTGTCAGGCGTTTTGCAGGTTTGAGTAATGTCTGGGTCACCTCTGTGTGTTGCACAAAGAACAAATGAGCAAGTAGAACAGAACGGGAGGTGATCTGAAGGATACACTAGGTCGCGTTTGAGAAACGACAAGGCATTTTTTTGCAGCCGTGGGGAGATGTCCGCGAACACAAAACTTTGGAATTCGTTTTCAGGTGCGGAATCAGCATGCTGTGCCGTATTCAAGTGAATTccttttgcgttttttgctttttcagATGGCCGAAGACCCGCCCGAAGCTCTGGCGACTCTGCCCACGTTGAGTCTCGAGGATGTCGACAAGgtgaggaaacgaggagtgACTCTCGAGTCTTTGCTGCAGGTGTCGCGTTGCCTGGGAAGGATCTCGGGTGCGCACCGCGTTGTTCGTCTCTCGTCGTTTCgggcttctgcgtcttctcctttgcgtctccactgtctctgtgGGGTGggccttcttcacttttcgTTCGGTGTGTCTTCTTGAGAACGCACGGGGAAGAGATTcgttctgtctttcctctcaggaaggcgaggagatTCCGACCTCAATCGAGCCTTTCCTGGACGGGCGAGCCGCGATTCTTCGTCACGTACTCCCCACATCGGGGATTCTTTACGCCGACGTCGCGTTTCCCCTCCACACGCTGGCCGTTGAAGACCTCCAGtacctctccctcttctcgcgtctgaCAGTCGAGGCAGGCAAGGATCCTGGACTGtttgtttgcatgcgcagcgaACTGTTTGCCTAGCGTCGCGCAAATGTTTGTACTCgtcgtttgtttctttgcATATTTTCGGAACTGCCCTGACCGTGAAATCATGCGTCTCCGTGGAGGTTTTTACAGGAGTGTGTCGGTGCACAACTGCATGTATGAGAGCCGAGTCCTGGCTGGCTGCACTCGCGTCCTCGCGTCAGCCGTTCTTCGTGGTTGAGCGGGTTCTCTGCGGTCGGCTCCGTCtccgtgcttctcttctctcgatgGCGAGTGCGTGAAGtcctgcgttcttctcttccccgattgcgtttctctctctccgcgctgGAGCCTATGTCCGGtggtcgtttctctccaaaTCCCCTTTTCCAGGCACTTCGACCAAAGACGAAGCGACGCTCATCCACCACATTGGTCGGTACACGGGCGGCATCCTTCCCGTCACAGACATCCGGACGCTCCACGAAAAACAAGATGAAGTCGCAGATCcctatctctctgtcggaTACTTCGTCCTCAAAGGAAAAGtaaaaggagacacctcgTTCGAGTCCCTGCTCGTCACGTGGAGATAACGCAAGAAACTCAATCAGTTGATACTGCAAGAACACTCATCTCTTTTCTCACTCTAATACATGCATTACGGAGGCACACACATATCGAcgcatctacatatatatatatatatatttatgtatatttatgtgtatttgtttgtatatttatgtgtgtttttttgtatatttatgcatatttatGTGTGTATCAGATGGTAGCTTTGCACTTTACATATGCATGTCCCCCTGTACAGGCGTTTCTTTTGTGGATAAAACGAGTTCGTGAAAGGTGCGCATTTTCGCCGGAGGATTTTCTGCCGCTGCAGATTCCTGGGAGAGGGGAATGTGAATTGACGAGAAGGGCGTTTGACACCCTTCATCTTTGCATGGCGTTCCCTCCCGTCGCTGTGGACCTGCGGCAATTTGCTTTCGTAGGTGCTGAAGCCGCATATTCATGAGTTGTTCGCCACGATGGCTGAGGTGATGACGGACGCGAATCTCGGCAATGCACGGAGAGGCCGAGAAATCTTGAAGGAAACTTTGTCCTCGCTGGAAGCTGCTTTTCTTCACTCTGGCCATGCCGTCGCAGCCTCGAGAATTCTGGCCTCTCTGACGACCACAGGCTACATTAGCGAACTGAGAGGAGGCTACGCGTACCTCGAGTTCATCAAGGATCTGAAGAAACAGGTATGCAAGGAAGCGCTTGCAGTCGgggcgccttcctctttttctcgtttaCTGCGGATCTCTGCACCCCGATGGTAACACCTTGCCGCCTGCACAGTTCATGCGATATGCCCTTCTTCCACCTTTTGtgtttcgtcctctcttcatcttcttccttaCTTCgtcctccccttctcttcctcttccctgcttctttcttctcgccttcccttcttctcttcttgtgttCTGCGCTCTTCcctgcttctttctgttgGTCTCTGTATGAATCGCGTCTCTGTTGCTTTCCGCGGGTGTCTCGTTAGGCGGACAAGGACTGGGCGCCGATTGAGGCGAAGCTGAAGTCGATTCGGGGCAAACTCTTGCAGGCTCAGCGAGAACAGCTGCTCGTGAATTTGACCGGAGAGGCAGACGTTCTCGAAAAAGCGACGTCTCCCTCGACTGCTGGCGGCCGCGCACTCGCCGCGGCCGTCAAGGCTATGCGTCGCGACCCTCCGCATTCTCATTCGCCTCATTCTTCTCGCCACTCTCACACTCTTGATGGCAAGCGAGCGGTGACGCCTTGTCCGTGGGGAGAagaactgaagaagaaacgcgcgctAGTGCCGACGAAGGACGAAGGCACTGTTGGAGAAGGTTTCGTCATTCCGACGCAGGTGAGAGAACGAACACACGGTTCCTACGTCCTTTTTACTGTCATGCCGAGGGTGAGGGACTGAAGCAGAGAGGTGTGTTGAATCCTGGATTCTTCAGATGACCCACAAAAAGGatgagagacgaaggcgagagaaaaaaagagagagaggagaggagaaagagagaagaaacaaagcgagagagaacatgtGCGACATGTTGGACAGAAAGTAACTTGTGAGTGTTCTTGGCTTTCTGAGAGTTTTTCTGTTGAGACCGCTTCGTTGACACCCCCGCGAGACTCGACGACATCACCTCTTCTCGAGCTCGCCGATTCCCCGAGCAGTTCCCTCTGACCAAGTAtccgtctcgtttttcgagttttttctcttgtgtcGACTCTCACCACGTAGATTCGCGCCAGCAAGAATCCACGACCCGAAGCGTTTCCTTCATAGATTTTTGAACAAGGTTCgagttcctctccttccatCCCCGCGTCGATCTCTGGCATTTCCAGCGTCTCGTGGCTGCGTTCAACCTCGTGCGACAGAGCGTGAGCGAAGCCGCCCGTCTTGCGgccttcgcgttttctcttgttgcttcttgcgtctccttcgtctggaCGCTGCTGGATGCTCATTCGCTGCcggcttctcttccctctctctcggttcCTTCCAGGTGAACTATGTGGGCCTGGGAGGGCGTCTCTTTAAACCTGGAGAGCCGTTCTCGGGATCGACGGCGGTGGCGACGCGGGCGCTGTCGACCGGGTACATCTGGGACAGCGTCCGCGTTCAGGGAGGCGCCTACGGAAGTTCGTTCCGCTCGGACTTCACGGGGATTTTCCTCTTCACTTCCTACCGAGATCCACACCTCCGCGAGACGCTGCAGAAGTACCTCGGCGCTGCAGAAGCGCTTCGACACTTTGCAGAAACGCTCGACGAGCGAGCGAGGACGCGCGCCATCTTGGGCGTCATTCGGGACCTCGACCAGCCGACGCAGAACGATCAGAAAGGGTACCGCGGCCTCTGGGAGGCGATACAGGGTCAATCGAAGGAAGATCGACAGAGATATCGAAGGGAGGTGAGAGTGCGTTTTTTGAactcgagacagaaacgacttgtgtcgaaacaaagaagaacgcgTCTGTCACTCGGCGCGTACTCCACGCAGCCGACTCAAGCAGGGTCGGCATCGACG
Protein-coding regions in this window:
- a CDS encoding peptidase M16 inactive domain-containing protein (encoded by transcript TGME49_227948); protein product: MRFSVVSAPMATPSTATGSPPVSSPCSSSVQRRGLSLGKRATIPSFLASGRRPAGLSSVLSSPIRAAAAISVAAAFASQVPSLTALLSSISCSSPAPNPLAFTCLPPPACPLPAQKGPLSTPAAPSTPREVPRSPSSASAWASPAFSASSQSPCYSAFALPSTANAWEGRLFSVMPAAALSSGSRGASAAQAEGAGSLTTLAAPAHPAFVVTSQDTVPELHLAVTEYVHRKTGAHVVSLTVPSTEKEKVFCIAFRTPVVDSTGVPHILEHSVLSGSAKYPVKEPFAELLKGSLYSYLNASTYPDRTLYPVASANDEDFYNLANVYFDAVFQPRAVRDPDVLLQEGWRLEVTSEDEKEAADAVRLRGEDEAPRPRERRRKLAYQGVVLNEMKGVYSSPEALLWKAQMQTLFPDIPAYFHDSGGDPEVIKTLSFDDFVAFYNRFYHPSNARIFFWGSDNVLDRLNFVDRNLNNLQVPKTCDRAVEASSAVPSQPLLPSPRRVTRTFPAPKEQLEDFVTVSMVLDPLGVAVPTPFQRQTLGVLTHLLVGTSPSPLYRALTESGLGKQVMGELEDGLKHLIFTAGLKGIPQQSAEDSSVVDKVEQIVLDCLEKHAREGFSEEAIEAAINSREFLLREFNTGTFPKGLAVIREMAALWTEDRDPVEGLRFEEHFEELRRRLKSGEPVFQNLLQKFFIGNPHRATIHLRADPDEEARREAQEKAEISALQASLSSEKLDFLEKQTKELKARQMAEDPPEALATLPTLSLEDVDKEGEEIPTSIEPFLDGRAAILRHVLPTSGILYADVAFPLHTLAVEDLQYLSLFSRLTVEAGTSTKDEATLIHHIGRYTGGILPVTDIRTLHEKQDEVADPYLSVGYFVLKGKVLKPHIHELFATMAEVMTDANLGNARRGREILKETLSSLEAAFLHSGHAVAASRILASLTTTGYISELRGGYAYLEFIKDLKKQADKDWAPIEAKLKSIRGKLLQAQREQLLVNLTGEADVLEKATSPSTAGGRALAAAVKAMRRDPPHSHSPHSSRHSHTLDGKRAVTPCPWGEELKKKRALVPTKDEGTVGEGFVIPTQVNYVGLGGRLFKPGEPFSGSTAVATRALSTGYIWDSVRVQGGAYGSSFRSDFTGIFLFTSYRDPHLRETLQKYLGAAEALRHFAETLDERARTRAILGVIRDLDQPTQNDQKGYRGLWEAIQGQSKEDRQRYRREVLGTSPEAIRAFAQRLEASLRGELRSRTLKEYTLDRERVADSSLPEDSFRARNLVTVVVGSRTAFDDAARQDADLVYSLRSVMGDIKPNAN